A window of Devosia chinhatensis genomic DNA:
GGTGTTCCCTTCTGCCTGCCGGATCCCAGCAACCATCTTGCGGTGATTAGCGCCGCAGTGTTCCGAAGGCAGGCCGCCAACGAGCGCGCCGACGGATATCGGGGGCCAATATGACATCTATCGTCACCGGAGCCAGTGCTGGCTCTGCCTTGAGCGGTCGACGGCGGCGACTCGCCGAGCGCAAGAGCCTGGTGCCGCTGCTCCTGTTCCTGCCGCCGGCGGTGCTGCTGTTCACAGTCTTCGTCGCTCTGCCCATGGTGGACGCAGCTACGTTTTCCTTCTTCAAATGGAACGGCTACGGCCCAATCACCGACTTTGTCGGCTTCAAAAATTACGAGGACGTGCTGACGCACCGAAATTTCGGTACGGCCGTTCGCAACAGCCTCATCGCGGTTGCTGTCTCCCTCGCCATCCAATTGCCCCTCGCCATGTGGTGCGCCATCGCCTTGTCCGAGCGCGGTGTGAGCATCAATGTCATGCGCACGATCTTCTTCCTTCCGTTCATGCTCGCGGAAGTCGCAGCCGGCCTGATCTGGAAGTTTGTTTATGACGGCAATTATGGCCTGCTACCGGCCATCGGCGGGGCGATAGGCGTCGAGATGCCTTTCGTGCTCGGCGACCGCACCTGGGTGATCCCTGCGATCATGCTGGTCATCACCTGGAAATATTTCGGCTTCCACATGATGATCTATATCGCCGGCCTTCAATCCATTCCCGGCGAGGTTATCGAGGCCGCGCGGCTGGACGGTGTCAAGAAATGGCAGATCGTGCGCCATATCCAGATCCCCATGGTCCGGTCGGCGCTGGTCATTTCAGTGTTCTTCTCCATAACGGGCGCCTTGCAGCTCTTTGATCTGATCATCCCGTTGTCCAATGGCGGCCCATCGCACTCCAGCCACACCATCGTCACCTTCCTCTATCAGTTCGGCATCCTGCGCATGAACCTGGGTTTCGGAGGTGCGGTCAGCGTTCTGCTGTTCATCGCCTGCGTGGTCGTGGCGCTGGCCTATCGTCGCATTCTCTTTCGGGTGGAGCACAATTGATGGCCGCCGCTTCCAAGAAACGCCGTCCCGCCGTCTCGCCCGTCCAGTGGGCAAGCCTTGTTCTTGTGGCGATTTTCGTAATCGTACCGTTCTATACGACCGCTCTCGGCGGCTTCAAAGAGATCGGCGAATTGCGGGTGAACCCGTTTGGCTTCCCGCAGAGCTGGGATCCGATTCGATTCATCGAAATCCTGGGTGGCCCTAGATACTTCTCCTCGCTGATGAACTCGTTCCTTATCGCGGCGGGCACTGTCGTCCTGTCCACGCTGGTCGCCTCGATGACCGCCTTTGCCTTGGCTCATATCAAGTTCTTCGGCAGCCGCTTCCTGATGGGCTATCTGATGCTGGGACTGCTTTTCCCGTCCGCGACCGGCATTCTGCCGCTGTTCATCAAAATGCGCGATCTGGGGATGCTCGACAGCCACTGGGGCATCATTATCGTCCAGGTCGCGTTCAGCGTGTCCTTTGCCGTTCTGCTGTTCCATAACTTCTTCAAGGAGCTGCCGAAGGAACTGGTCGATGCAGCGCGCATGGATAATTGCGGTTATATCCGTATCTATTGGTACGTCACCTTGCCGTTGTGCCTGCCGATCATTGCAACGGTCGGCGTCTTCAATTTCGTCGGCAGTTGGAACAGCTTCCTCCTGCCTCTTATCGTGCTGAATTCGGAGGCCAAATACACCTGGCCGCTCGGCATCATGCAGTTCCAGGGACAATATGGCTCGGATTGGCCGCGCATCCTGGCCTATCTGACCCTGTCGATCCTGCCTGCCATTGCATTCTTTCTTGCGGCGCAACGCTTCGTCATCTCCGGCCTCACCGGTGGTGCGGTCAAGGGGTGACCATGTGATCACATTGTTGCCCTCACATTGGCCAAGGCCGTCCTTGACGGCCTAGGCGTTCTGCCCATTTCGGACTCTGAAAACAGGGAGTGCAACTAAAGCCTAGCTGTTCACTCACGATCTTTCCTGCTCTGCAAACCGTTCGCCTGGGGAGGCGATTACAGGAGAGATCGAATGTCCGACGAGAAGGCGCAAAGCCTGAAAGAAGCCGCGCTGCATTTCCATGAATTCCCGCGCCCCGGGAAGCTGGAGATCACGCCGATCAAACCGCTGGCCAATACTCGCGACCTGTCGCTTGCCTATTCTCCCGGCGTCGCCACGCCTTGTGAGGAAATAGCCGCCAATCCGGCCGACGCCTATCGCTATACCTCCAAGGGCAATCTCGTCGCGGTTATCTCCAACGGCACGGCTGTGCTGGGCCTGGGCAATATCGGCGCACTCGCCAGCAAGCCGGTCATGGAAGGCAAGGCGGTCCTCTTCAAGAAATTTGCCGGCATCGATTCCATCGACATCGAGGTCAACGAGCAGGACCCCAAGAAATTCATCGAGATCGTCGCCCCGCTCGAGCCGACCTTCGGTGGCATCAATCTCGAAGACATCAA
This region includes:
- a CDS encoding carbohydrate ABC transporter permease; translated protein: MTSIVTGASAGSALSGRRRRLAERKSLVPLLLFLPPAVLLFTVFVALPMVDAATFSFFKWNGYGPITDFVGFKNYEDVLTHRNFGTAVRNSLIAVAVSLAIQLPLAMWCAIALSERGVSINVMRTIFFLPFMLAEVAAGLIWKFVYDGNYGLLPAIGGAIGVEMPFVLGDRTWVIPAIMLVITWKYFGFHMMIYIAGLQSIPGEVIEAARLDGVKKWQIVRHIQIPMVRSALVISVFFSITGALQLFDLIIPLSNGGPSHSSHTIVTFLYQFGILRMNLGFGGAVSVLLFIACVVVALAYRRILFRVEHN
- a CDS encoding carbohydrate ABC transporter permease, with amino-acid sequence MAAASKKRRPAVSPVQWASLVLVAIFVIVPFYTTALGGFKEIGELRVNPFGFPQSWDPIRFIEILGGPRYFSSLMNSFLIAAGTVVLSTLVASMTAFALAHIKFFGSRFLMGYLMLGLLFPSATGILPLFIKMRDLGMLDSHWGIIIVQVAFSVSFAVLLFHNFFKELPKELVDAARMDNCGYIRIYWYVTLPLCLPIIATVGVFNFVGSWNSFLLPLIVLNSEAKYTWPLGIMQFQGQYGSDWPRILAYLTLSILPAIAFFLAAQRFVISGLTGGAVKG